A single genomic interval of Halichondria panicea chromosome 2, odHalPani1.1, whole genome shotgun sequence harbors:
- the LOC135331290 gene encoding protein F37C4.5-like gives MSTEELEKQPLKEEVKQDEGEEKPSQKKEISIPDCTVHSVVVYPDRAEVTRLVTVDLEPGSAEVVIKNISKSLDKDSIRVDGIGPASVTEVSFQEIAVTEEEDSRENASAEVTELKEKIKAAEERKEKTKQQMDRMTAQIELFDKYSTGLFSAGGQTTTNDLLDQKTIDGVFGYLETFEERTVRLRVDKDEVNSDDLSTARELTKLNTRLYELQPLLSKPSEPVKQQVIGVLLDVKSAAQIQLLISYVVSNAGWTPKYDLRVSSSERTMQVTYFGVVKQSTGEDWLNARLSLSTATPSIGGSAPTLETLKLTIIPNLNPQLRGGTGKKKSRHSGFGFGEESSVIEAPPSKVSEGLINSVFEISTPTNIPADNSGHKVHVAQIDLKPTFEYDTVPKLAQHAFLRAKAVNNSQYPFLSGPSNVFLDNSYVTETTLASVSPNEEFGCSLGVDLSVKVVYKPVSRFREETGLFSKTVVYKYKQVTEILNTRSEPAVITFTDQVPKSEDEKLKVTLLEPVIAKQKQGAPSPNPKLNSQNNVEWRLELGPGESRSVTIYYTVEFPVNKEVEGLGL, from the exons ATGTCAACAGAAGAGCTAGAGAAGCAGCCGCTTAAGGAAGAAGTAAAGCAAGATGAGGGCGAAGAGAAGCCTTCACAGAAGAAGGAGATATCTATTCCAGACTGTACAGTCCACTCAGTAGTGGTCTATCCAGACAGAGCTGAg GTGACCAGATTGGTGACAGTGGATCTCGAGCCAGGCAGTGCTGAGGTGGTTATCAAAAATATCTCAAAATCTCTGGACAAAGACTCAATCAGAGTGGATGGAATCGGGCCAGCCAGTGTTACTGAGGTTTCATTCCAG gAGATAGCTGTGACTGAAGAGGAGGACAGTAGGGAGAATGCTAGTGCCGAGGTGACAGAGCTCAAGGAGAAGATTAAAGCTGCCGAAGAAAGGAAGGAAAAAACGAAACAACAAATGGACAGAATGACTGCTCAGATCGAGCTTTTTGACAAGTACTCCACTGGACTGTTCTCAGCTGGGGGTCAGACCACCACTAATGACTTGCTGGACCAGAAAACCATCG ATGGAGTGTTTGGTTACCTGGAGACATTTGAGGAGCGTACAGTGCGACTGAGGGTGGACAAAGATGAGGTCAACTCTGATGACCTCAGCACTGCAAGGGAGCTCACTAAG CTCAACACGCGATTATACGAGCTCCAGCCTCTTCTGAGCAAGCCCTCGGAGCCTGTTAAACAGCAAGTGATTGGTGTGCTGCTCGACGTCAAGTCAGCTGCACAGATACAGCTGCTAATCTCGTACGTGGTCTCCAATGCGGGTTGGACGCCCAAATATGACCTGAGGGTATCTAGCAGTGAGAGGACCATGCAGGTCACCTACTTTGGAGTTGTCAAGCAGAGCACTGGGGAGGACTG GTTGAATGCTCGCCTGTCCCTCTCTACTGCTACACCCAGTATAGGAGGCTCTGCCCCCACCCTGGAGACACTCAAGCTGACCATCATCCCTAACCTCAACCCTCAGCTACGCGGAGGAACTGGAAA GAAGAAGTCTCGACACTCGGGGTTTGGATTTGGAGAAGAGTCGTCTGTCATAGAGGCCCCTCCATCTAAGGTCTCAGAGGGTCTCATCAACTCAGTGTTTGAGATatccacacccaccaatataCCTGCCGACAACTCGGGCCATAAG GTGCATGTGGCCCAGATTGACTTAAAGCCAACTTTTGAGTACGATACAGTCCCCAAGCTAGCACAACACGCCTTCCTACGAGCCAAGGCCGTTAACAACTCTCAGTACCCGTTCCTGTCCGGCCCCTCAAATGTCTTCCTCGACAACTCGTACGTTACGGAGACTACCCTCGCCTCAGTGTCCCCTAACGAGGAGTTTGGCTGCTCTTTAG GGGTTGACTTATCAGTGAAGGTGGTCTACAAGCCAGTGTCACGGTTTCGTGAGGAGACTGGACTCTTCTCCAAGACAGTGGTGTACAAGTACAAGCAGGTGACGGAGATCCTCAACACTCGTAGTGAACCAGCTGTCATCACCTTCACCGACCAGGTGCCCAAGAGCGAGGATGAGAAACTCAAG GTGACACTTCTGGAGCCAGTGATAGCCAAGCAGAAGCAAGGAGCCCCCTCACCAAACCCCAAGCTCAACTCCCAGAACAATGTTGAGTGGCGTCTAGAGCTAGGCCCTGGAGAGAGTCGCTCTGTGACCATCTACTATACTGTAGAGTTCCCAGTCAACAAGGAGGTTGAGGGACTGGGACTGTGA
- the LOC135331296 gene encoding hexokinase-4-like produces MVDQVVSEFSIPLDKLQEVETRLTGEFNKGLAREGDDVKVKMLVTYVHSLPDGSEEGDFLALDLGGSNFRVLLIKLRKGQLPEQTAEKFVIDDATKQSTGVVLFDFIAKCVAEFVKKQNITTKLPLGFTFSFPVKQLSLTSGTLIRWTKDFTATGVVGENVVQLLKEAFVRRGDIDVDVVALVNDTTGTQLAVGYLDNNCLIGLILGTGTNACYMEQLSAVGKYTGDKNKYSQVIINCEWGAFGDDGSIDPWLTTYDKALDELVQNKKQQLYEKMISGKYLGEIVRQALLSLIKNGVLFGGKSSEKFSKFEGFETQYVSMIEAGDVANCKKIFKDVFSIEASDEDCQSVKRVCAAVSTRAARLAGAGVVALVKKINKLGGCTVAVDGSLYKMHPTFRQNMDDAMNELAPGNKITMKLSEDGSGRGAAIVAAVACRLTKTE; encoded by the exons ATGGTT GACCAAGTTGTATCAGAGTTCAGTATTCCCCTGGACAAGCTGCAGGAGGTGGAGACAAGGCTAACAGGGGAATTCAACAAGGGGTTGGCCAGGGAGGGCGATGATGTCAAGGTCAAGATGCTCGTCACCTATGTCCATTCTCTGCCTGACGGTTCTGAGGAGGGAGACTTCTTGGCGTTGGATCTGGGCGGAAGCAACTTCAGAGTCCTCTTGATTA AGTTGAGGAAAGGACAGCTTCCTGAGCAAACTGCTGAGAAGTTTGTGATTGACGATGCTACTAAGCAGTCTACTGGAGTGGTTCTGTTTGACTTCATTGCAAAGTGTGTGGCGGAATTTGTCAAGAAACAGAACATCACCACAAAGCTACCCCTCGGCTTCACCTTCTCCTTCCCTGTTAAACAGTTGAGTCTCACCTCGGGCACTCTTATCCGTTGGACCAAGGACTTTACAGCTACTGGGGTGGTGGGTGAGAACGTCGTCCAACTGCTCAAGGAAGCTTTCGTTAGGAGAGGA GATATTGATGTGGACGTGGTGGCCCTTGTCAACGACACCACAGGAACACAACTAGCTGTGGGTTACCTTGACAACAACTGTCTGATTGGACTCATCCTGGGCACTGGTACCAATGCTTGCTACATGGAGCAGCTGTCTGCAGTCGGCAAGTACACTGGCGATAAAAATAAGTACTCCCAAGTGATTATCAACTGCGAGTGGGGTGCCTTTGGTGATGATGGAAGTATAGACCCGTGGCTCACCACCTATGACAAGGCACTCGATGAACTGGTGCAGAATAAGAAACAGCAGCT GTATGAGAAGATGATCTCTGGCAAGTACCTCGGTGAGATTGTGCGACAAGCCCTTCTCTCACTGATCAAGAATGGAGTTCTCTTTGGGGGAAAGTCTTCAGAAAAATTTAGCAAATTTGAGGGGTTTGAGACACAGTATGTTTCAATGATAGAAGCTGG AGATGTAGCCAATTGTAAGAAAATCTTCAAGGATGTATTCTCCATTGAAGCGTCCGATGAGGACTGTCAGAGTGTTAAGAGAGTGTGTGCAGCCGTGTCCACTAGAGCAGCCAGATTGGCCGGTGCTGGGGTGGTCGCTCTCGTCAAGAAGATCAATAAGTTGGGTGGATGCACCGTGGCTGTCGATGGTTCACTGTATAAGATGCACCCGACATTCCGTCAGAA TATGGATGATGCCATGAATGAGCTGGCCCCTGGAAACAAGATCACCATGAAGCTCTCTGAGGATGGGTCTGGGAGAGGAGCAGCCATTGTGGCAGCTGTTGCCTGTAGACTCACAAAGACTGAGTGA
- the LOC135331293 gene encoding TNF receptor-associated factor 5-like — protein MCSQPSTISMHQPSIIIVSMNQALQRHCKLGTSVMELEKIGTTYSWDFVDPPSSDCFCPTCGDILQEPMLTNCCGKHFCKSCIEPLFQTKQPCPNKECLETDYLCIVDKPKWKKIMELDVICPLKGRGCNWKGEVGTRDKHLDPQEGNCEYIDVECTNGCGEEMELYELAEHLERFCHKRPYTCEHCGFENVFEVVTKDHVHECPAFPIECPCNSDNITRSSYPEHLLACPEQVVECEFSYAGCLKRVLRKKMAQHQQDDVYTHLSLQTAFASKQLTEKDKQLREVSEYWETKFNEMSMTMSKLQKHVEEQSKWMKRELQRKEVLISELRRIHKLEVFCDISSHRKLELKRGDIAMENADIIVNAGAEHFDYVMGVSKALNEASDGLLKQYTTQYLEEHPGENVCAAPFLTEAGGALDCKKVLHAFGPGWIRDSDSGAQSVLCQCIKEVLECAEKEEATSIAIPAISAGGLRGNKKVVAKCIFNSIMQHKYTKSFPVLADIRIVILDKPTFNAFAEHFKV, from the coding sequence ATGTGCAGCCAGCCATCAACCATATCTATGCATCAaccaagcataattatagtatctatgaacCAAGCACTTCAAAGACATTGCAAATTGGGAACTTCTGTGATGGAGCTGGAAAAGATTGGTACTACGTACTCATGGGACTTTGTGGACCCTCCTTCGAGCGACTGCTTCTGCCCAACGTGTGGGGACATCTTGCAAGAGCCAATGCTGACCAACTGCTGTGGAAAACACTTCTGCAAGAGCTGTATAGAGCCATTGTTCCAAACTAAACAACCATGCCCAAACAAAGAGTGCCTTGAGACTGACTATCTGTGCATTGTGGACAAACCAAAGTGGAAGAAAATCATGGAGCTGGATGTGATCTGTCCCCTCAAAGGCAGGGGGTGCAATTGGAAGGGGGAGGTTGGGACACGAGACAAACATTTGGACCCCCAGGAGGGTAACTGCGAGTATATCGATGTCGAGTGCACCAATGGGTGTGgtgaagagatggagctgtacGAGTTAGCCGAGCACCTGGAGCGTTTCTGTCACAAGCGTCCGTACACATGTGAACACTGTGGGTTCGAGAATGTGTTTGAGGTGGTTACAAAAGACCACGTGCACGAGTGCCCAGCCTTCCCTATCGAATGCCCTTGCAATTCTGATAACATTACGAGATCTAGCTATCCTGAACATTTGCTAGCCTGTCCTGAGCAAGTGGTGGAGTGTGAGTTCAGCTACGCTGGTTGTCTGAAGAGAGTTTTGAGGAAGAAAATGGCACAGCATCAACAGGAcgatgtgtacacacacctcagCTTGCAGACTGCCTTTGCTTCCAAGCAACTCACAGAGAAAGACAAGCAACTAAGAGAGGTGTCTGAGTATTGGGAGACAAAGTTTAACGAAATGTCAATGACGATGAGCAAACTTCAAAAGCATGTTGAGGAACAATCAAAATGGATGAAGCGTGAACTGCAAAGGAAAGAAGTTTTGATTTCTGAACTAAGACGAATTCACAAACTGGAAGTTTTTTGCGATATTTCAAGTCATCGAAAGTTAGAACTCAAACGAGGAGACATTGCCATGGAGAATGCTGATATTATCGTTAATGCAGGAGCAGAACATTTTGACTATGTAATGGGTGTTTCTAAGGCTCTCAATGAAGCTAGTGATGGACTTCTTAAGCAGTACACCACTCAGTACTTAGAAGAGCATCCAGGTGAAAACGTGTGTGCAGCTCCTTTTCTAACAGAAGCAGGAGGTGCTCTGGACTGCAAGAAGGTTTTACATGCTTTTGGTCCTGGTTGGATTCGTGATTCAGATTCAGGAGCACAGTCGGTGTTATGTCAATGCATTAAAGAGGTGTTAGAGTGTGCTGAGAAGGAAGAGGCTACATCAATTGCAATTCCGGCTATTAGTGCTGGTGGACTAAGAGGAAACAAAAAAGTTGTTGCAAAATGTATTTTCAACTCAATTATGCAGCACAAGTATACCAAATCTTTTCCTGTTCTGGCGGATATTCGAATTGTGATACTTGATAAACCGACTTTCAATGCATTTGCTGAACATTTTAaagtatga
- the LOC135331294 gene encoding TNF receptor-associated factor 5-like → MDGKMEKKATTYSWDFVDPPSSDCFCPTCGDILQEPMLTNCCGKHFCKSCIEPLFQTKQPCPNKKCLETDYLCIVDKPKWKKIMELDVICPLKGRGCNWKGEVGTRDKHLDPQEGNCEYIDVECTNGCGEEMELYELAEHLERFCHKRPYTCEHCGFENVFEVVTKDHVHECPAFPIECPCDSDNITRSSYPEHLLACPEQVVECEFSYAGCLKRVLRKNMAQHQQDDVYTHLSLQTAFASKQLTEKDKQLNDFYHSWEERFCEVKLKMEQLTVQHEQQEVRLSKKIDKLKGLICKLGLSLTFSQGRKLILKQANIANECVHVIVNAAASDLSFDYGVARALNEASKGNLEKQFRMKATPSPYVGSVVVSQGGGNLQCKSVINAFGPGSYTRINDDSGNETIIAHLIAKILTTAEQKDACSIAIPAIGGGNLRRHIHLVARTIFDTIYHHKFTKPPPILSDIRIVVIDSATYETFATHFMLKLMSDA, encoded by the coding sequence ATGGATGGAAAAATGGAAAAGAAAGCTACTACGTACTCATGGGACTTTGTGGACCCTCCTTCGAGCGACTGCTTCTGCCCAACGTGTGGGGACATCTTGCAAGAGCCAATGCTGACCAACTGCTGTGGAAAACACTTCTGCAAGAGCTGTATAGAGCCATTGTTCCAAACTAAACAACCATGCCCAAACAAAAAGTGCCTTGAGACTGACTATCTGTGCATTGTGGACAAACCAAAGTGGAAGAAAATCATGGAGCTGGATGTGATCTGTCCCCTCAAAGGCAGGGGGTGCAATTGGAAGGGGGAGGTTGGGACACGAGACAAACATTTGGACCCCCAGGAGGGTAACTGCGAGTATATCGATGTCGAGTGCACCAATGGGTGTGgtgaagagatggagctgtacGAGTTAGCCGAGCACCTGGAGCGTTTCTGTCACAAGCGTCCGTACACATGTGAACACTGTGGGTTCGAGAATGTGTTTGAGGTGGTTACAAAAGACCACGTGCACGAGTGCCCAGCCTTCCCTATCGAATGCCCTTGCGATTCTGATAACATTACGAGATCTAGCTATCCCGAACATTTGCTAGCCTGTCCTGAGCAAGTGGTGGAGTGTGAGTTCAGCTACGCTGGTTGTCTGAAGAGAGTTTTGAGGAAGAACATGGCACAGCATCAACAGGACGATGTGTACACGCACCTCAGCTTGCAGACTGCCTTTGCTTCCAAGCAACTCACAGAGAAAGACAAACAGCTAAACGATTTTTACCATTCCTGGGAAGAAAGATTTTGTGAAGTGAAGCTCAAAATGGAACAACTTACAGTACAACATGAACAGCAAGAGGTAAGGCTATCAAAGAAGATTGATAAACTTAAAGGACTTATTTGTAAACTGGGATTATCACTTACTTTCAGCCAAGGACGAAAGCTTATCCTTAAGCAGGCAAATATCGCCAACGAGTGTGTTCATGTGATCGTTAATGCAGCAGCATCTGATTTGTCATTTGACTATGGTGTGGCCAGAGCTCTCAACGAAGCTAGCAAAGGTAACCTCGAGAAGCAGTTCAGGATGAAAGCTACCCCTAGCCCTTATGTGGGATCAGTTGTTGTGAGTCAGGGAGGAGGCAATCTTCAGTGCAAGTCGGTTATAAATGCTTTTGGACCAGGCTCGTATACAAGGATCAATGATGACAGTGGTAATGAAACTATTATAGCTCATCTTATAGCTAAAATTCTGACCACTGCTGAGCAAAAAGATGCTTGTTCCATTGCAATTCCTGCCATTGGCGGTGGTAATTTGAGACGTCACATACACCTTGTGGCAAGGACCATTTTTGACACTATCTATCATCATAAATTCACCAAGCCACCTCCAATCCTTTCTGATATTAGAATAGTCGTCATAGATAGTGCAACCTATGAAACATTTGCCACTCATTTTATGCTCAAATTAATGTCAGATGCGTAA